A section of the Styela clava chromosome 9, kaStyClav1.hap1.2, whole genome shotgun sequence genome encodes:
- the LOC120340222 gene encoding mitoferrin-1-like: MSVLIPSEQTDNKTIFLDMDNDEYDSLPEEWPVRTHMLAGAAAGILEHATMYPIDCVKTQMQSIEKVRYNSVYNALSTIYMKEGYRRLLRGMSAMVFGAGPAHAMYFACYEKVKHHTTIYLNGKNKKNSSLANGLAGASATIFHDIVMNPAEVIKQRMQMYKSKHKTPIQCISATLRTEGIRAFYRSFPTQLLMNIPFQTVHFVVYEYTQEMINTDRTYNPISHVLSGAAAGACAAFVTNPLDVCRTLLNTQEFNHNGSQKMLVSGLREALVTVFRTDGLRTFFRGVTARVLYQMPSTAISWSVYELFKHLLYAQSKQNKVDNESSITHPSSHPRDISFQTTPVCASPTRSGAVMTTSAIQYKEA; the protein is encoded by the exons ATGTCTGTATTAATTCCATCAGAACAAACTGACAATAAAACTATATTTCTTGATATGGACAATGACGAATACGATTCTTTACCAGAAGAATGGCCTGTCAGAACTCATATGCTTGCTGGGGCCGCTGCAGGAATTTTAGAACACGCCACCATGTACCCAATCGACTGTGTAAAG ACTCAGATGCAAAGTATAGAGAAGGTCCGATACAACAGTGTTTATAATGCtctttcaacaatatatatgaaAGAGGGTTATCGGAGACTTTTAAGAGGAATGAGTGCAATGGTATTCGGAGCTGGACCTGCTCATGCGATGTATTTTGCTTGTTATGAAAAAGTGAAACACCATACAACAATATATCTCAatgggaaaaataaaaaaaattcaagtttgGCTAACG GTTTGGCTGGTGCTTCTGCAACGATATTTCACGATATAGTTATGAACCCGGCTGAAG taatcAAGCAAAGAATGCAAATGTATAAATCAAAACACAAAACTCCTATTCAATGTATTAGTGCTACCTTGAGGACAGAGGGAATCCGTGCATTTTATCGTTCGTTTCCAACTCAATTACTAATGAACATACCCTTTCAAACCGTCCATTTTGTCGTGTACGAGTACACTCAGGAGATGATAAATACGGACAGAACTTATAacccaatatctcatgttttgaGCGGAGCTGCAGCAGGAGCATGTGCAGCTTTTGTAACAAATCCATTAGACGTTTGTCGTACTTTACTAAACACACAAGAATTTAATCATAATGGTTCACAGAAGATGCTCGTAAGTGGATTGCGAGAAGCCTTAGTCACAGTTTTTCGTACAGATGGCTTGCGGACTTTTTTCAGAGGTGTTACAGCAAGGGTGTTATATCAAATGCCATCCACTGCTATATCATGGTCTGTATATGAACTGTTTAAACATTTACTTTATGCACAATCTAAGCAAAACAAAGTGGATAATGAATCATCAATTACCCATCCATCCTCACACCCTAGAGATATTTCCTTTCAGACTACACCAGTATGTGCATCTCCTACTCGTTCTGGAGCTGTAATGACAACATCTGCAATACAATACAAAGAGGCATAA